A single window of Anaerolineae bacterium DNA harbors:
- a CDS encoding methyltransferase translates to MTPRQRVEAALSHTQPDRVPLDMGSSTVTGMQVNSVYRLRQALGLDPPGTPVKVIEPYLMLGEVAPDLQDALGVDVTGIWAPRTYFGFPNENWKEWRLFDGTPVLVSEHFNTDPEPDGSIYQYPEGDRSAPPSGHMPKDGFYFDTIIRQDPIDEDRLDPEDNLAEFGPISGEDLAHWERAARRAFDDTDRATIANFGGTGFGDIALVPAPWLKHPKGIRDVA, encoded by the coding sequence ATGACGCCTAGACAACGGGTGGAAGCCGCTCTGTCTCACACGCAGCCGGATCGGGTGCCTCTGGACATGGGCTCGAGCACGGTGACGGGCATGCAGGTGAACTCGGTGTACCGGCTCCGGCAGGCGCTGGGGTTGGATCCTCCTGGGACTCCGGTGAAAGTGATCGAGCCCTATCTCATGCTCGGCGAGGTGGCTCCCGACCTCCAGGACGCCCTGGGCGTGGACGTCACTGGCATCTGGGCCCCGCGCACCTACTTCGGATTCCCCAACGAGAACTGGAAGGAATGGCGTCTTTTCGACGGCACCCCCGTCCTGGTCTCGGAGCACTTCAACACCGATCCCGAGCCCGACGGCAGCATCTACCAGTACCCCGAGGGCGATAGAAGCGCCCCGCCGAGTGGCCACATGCCCAAAGATGGGTTCTACTTCGACACCATCATCCGCCAGGACCCCATAGACGAGGACCGGCTCGACCCGGAGGACAACCTGGCGGAGTTCGGGCCCATCTCGGGAGAGGACCTGGCCCACTGGGAGCGAGCTGCCCGCCGAGCCTTCGACGACACCGACCGAGCCACCATCGCCAACTTTGGGGGCACCGGGTTCGGGGACATTGCCCTGGTGCCTGCCCCTTGGCTCAAGCACCCCAAGGGCATCCGGGACGTGGCCGA